The following proteins are co-located in the Acidobacteriota bacterium genome:
- a CDS encoding cobalamin-binding protein has protein sequence MRIVSLACSNTEIVCALGCGDRLVGVDDHSDFPAPVVKALPKVGPDLEIDIAAVAALKPDLVLATLTVDGHERVVEGLAAAGLPYLAPEPTGLEDVYSDIEQIAGRLEVPERGAALVAEMQAALVPRAPAAETPRILLQWWPKPVIAPGRLSWMTDLIAAAGGINPLGEDIVKSRPLTVEEVRDLEPDAMVLSWCGVAPEKVRPDVIYREEAWRELPFVRRGRVFRIPEAITGRPSPRLVEGFRALRSVVESVSTQAK, from the coding sequence ATGAGAATCGTCTCCCTCGCCTGCTCGAACACCGAGATCGTCTGCGCCCTCGGTTGCGGCGACCGGTTGGTCGGGGTGGACGACCACTCGGACTTTCCGGCGCCGGTGGTCAAGGCCCTGCCGAAGGTGGGGCCGGACCTCGAGATCGACATCGCCGCCGTCGCCGCCTTGAAGCCGGACCTGGTCCTCGCCACCTTGACGGTAGACGGCCACGAGCGGGTGGTCGAAGGCCTGGCGGCGGCCGGCCTGCCTTACCTGGCGCCGGAGCCGACGGGCCTGGAAGACGTGTACTCGGATATCGAGCAGATCGCCGGGCGCTTGGAGGTGCCGGAGCGCGGCGCGGCGCTGGTGGCGGAGATGCAGGCGGCGCTGGTCCCTCGGGCGCCGGCCGCCGAGACGCCGCGCATTCTCCTCCAATGGTGGCCGAAGCCGGTGATCGCCCCCGGCCGCCTGAGCTGGATGACTGACCTCATCGCCGCCGCCGGAGGGATCAACCCCCTGGGTGAGGACATAGTCAAGAGTCGTCCGCTGACGGTGGAGGAAGTGCGGGACCTCGAACCGGACGCGATGGTGCTCTCCTGGTGCGGCGTGGCGCCGGAGAAGGTGCGGCCGGACGTGATCTACCGGGAGGAGGCCTGGCGGGAGCTGCCGTTTGTGCGGCGGGGACGGGTATTTCGTATTCCGGAGGCGATCACCGGCCGGCCGTCGCCCCGATTGGTGGAAGGGTTCCGGGCGCTCCGCTCGGTCGTGGAGTCCGTTTCAACACAAGCGAAATAG
- a CDS encoding prolyl oligopeptidase family serine peptidase, which produces MGTICARRTLRLVVYTMVMVAATGFSSAEEEAARDKLHGTVLSDPYRWLEGSAAPELSAEDPTLDRRVAEWTREQNARTREVLDELSGRRALEDRLRDLMEVGSVSAPTMRRNRYFYWQREGDQPQWVVYMREGHDGEPKVLIDPNELDDEGLTSIGWTSPNPDGTLLAFGVFRAGDEKTVLHVLDVDRGRWLADEIPGKVQQASWLPDSSGFIYRRLADVDNPYSGQVKFHLLGDHHRQDPVLFEQYTEGPLATTWGPYASTSRDGRWLLLMYWTGTDSNDLWAVDLNRWLRTGEFHKTEILIGEDARSFGEVIGDTLYLHTTIDAPNGRVVAVDLTDPARQSWRELVPESPTGVLENVSIGRGVIAASFLDNAVSRIEVYDLDGESLGPLDLPGIGSAELDTEADRTEAFLTFTSYNEPTSIYRVDLKSGERALWARPEIPVDPDAVEVRQVKYRSKDGTMVPMFVVHKKGLKLDGNNPTLLYGYGGFNIAMTPSFTATLFPWFEAGGVYAVANLRGGGELGDEWHRAGMLDRKQNVFDDFIAAAEYLVREGYTRPERLGITGGSNGGLLTGAALTQRPDLFAAVISSVPLLDMLRYHHFLMAKFWVPEYGSADDPEHFKVLKAYSPYHNVEADTPYPAVLLTAGENDARVHPLHARKMAARLQASTTSDPEVDPILLWVEQSAGHGAGKPLADRIRETADQRIFMMWQLGMLAGSERAEAASSTASAPAASSSSGP; this is translated from the coding sequence ATGGGGACGATCTGCGCTCGACGGACGCTGCGGCTGGTGGTGTACACCATGGTGATGGTGGCGGCCACCGGCTTTTCATCGGCCGAGGAAGAAGCAGCTCGCGACAAGCTGCACGGTACGGTGCTGTCGGATCCCTACCGTTGGCTCGAAGGCAGCGCGGCGCCGGAATTGTCGGCCGAGGACCCGACCCTCGACCGCCGGGTTGCCGAGTGGACCCGAGAGCAGAATGCCCGCACCCGGGAGGTGCTCGATGAGCTTTCGGGGCGCCGGGCGCTGGAGGATCGGCTGCGAGACTTGATGGAGGTGGGCTCGGTGAGCGCGCCGACCATGCGCCGCAACCGCTACTTCTACTGGCAGCGCGAAGGCGATCAGCCGCAGTGGGTGGTCTATATGCGCGAGGGCCACGACGGCGAGCCGAAGGTTCTGATCGATCCCAACGAGCTGGACGACGAAGGACTGACCTCCATCGGCTGGACCTCGCCCAACCCGGACGGCACCCTACTTGCCTTCGGCGTTTTCCGGGCCGGCGACGAGAAGACGGTGCTCCATGTGCTCGATGTCGACCGCGGTCGCTGGCTGGCGGACGAGATTCCCGGCAAGGTGCAGCAGGCGAGCTGGCTGCCGGACTCCTCGGGCTTCATATACCGCCGCCTGGCGGACGTCGACAATCCCTACTCCGGCCAGGTCAAGTTCCACCTGTTGGGGGATCACCACCGGCAGGATCCGGTGCTCTTCGAGCAGTACACCGAGGGTCCTCTGGCGACCACCTGGGGTCCCTACGCCTCGACCAGCCGCGACGGCCGCTGGCTGCTGCTGATGTACTGGACCGGCACCGACTCGAACGATCTGTGGGCGGTCGATCTCAATCGCTGGCTGCGCACCGGCGAGTTCCACAAGACGGAGATTCTGATCGGCGAAGATGCCCGCAGTTTCGGCGAAGTGATCGGCGACACCCTCTACCTCCACACCACCATCGACGCGCCGAACGGTCGGGTGGTGGCGGTGGATCTGACGGATCCGGCGCGGCAGTCCTGGCGGGAGCTGGTGCCCGAGAGCCCGACGGGGGTGCTCGAAAACGTCTCCATCGGCCGCGGCGTGATCGCCGCCAGCTTTCTGGACAACGCCGTCAGCCGCATCGAAGTCTACGACCTCGACGGCGAGTCCCTCGGTCCCCTCGACCTACCGGGCATCGGCTCGGCGGAGCTCGACACCGAGGCGGACCGCACGGAAGCCTTCCTCACCTTCACCAGCTACAACGAACCCACCAGCATCTACCGGGTGGATTTGAAGTCCGGCGAGCGTGCCCTGTGGGCGCGGCCGGAGATTCCGGTGGACCCGGATGCCGTGGAGGTGCGGCAGGTCAAGTACCGCTCCAAAGACGGCACCATGGTGCCGATGTTCGTGGTCCACAAGAAGGGTTTGAAGCTGGACGGCAACAATCCGACCCTGCTCTACGGCTACGGCGGTTTCAACATCGCCATGACCCCGTCCTTCACGGCTACCCTCTTCCCGTGGTTCGAAGCCGGCGGCGTGTACGCAGTGGCGAATTTGCGCGGCGGGGGAGAGCTGGGCGACGAATGGCACCGGGCGGGCATGCTCGACCGCAAGCAGAACGTCTTTGACGACTTCATCGCCGCCGCCGAGTATCTGGTGCGCGAGGGCTACACTCGGCCGGAGCGCCTGGGCATTACCGGTGGCTCGAACGGCGGTCTGCTGACCGGCGCGGCCCTCACCCAGCGGCCGGACTTGTTCGCGGCGGTGATCTCCTCCGTGCCGCTCCTGGATATGCTCCGTTACCACCACTTCCTGATGGCCAAGTTCTGGGTGCCGGAGTACGGTTCGGCGGACGATCCGGAACACTTCAAGGTGCTCAAGGCCTACTCGCCGTACCACAACGTCGAGGCCGACACGCCCTATCCGGCGGTGCTTCTGACCGCCGGCGAGAACGACGCCCGGGTGCACCCGCTCCACGCCCGCAAGATGGCGGCGCGGCTCCAGGCCTCGACCACCAGCGATCCGGAGGTCGACCCCATCCTCCTGTGGGTCGAACAATCCGCCGGCCACGGCGCCGGCAAACCCCTGGCGGATCGCATTCGCGAAACCGCCGACCAGCGCATCTTCATGATGTGGCAGCTAGGAATGCTGGCAGGGTCGGAGCGAGCCGAAGCGGCCTCCTCCACGGCGAGTGCGCCGGCGGCCTCATCGAGCAGCGGCCCGTAG
- a CDS encoding glutamate--tRNA ligase family protein, with protein MRRPRGRWAPSPSGHFHLGSARTALVAWLSARHSGGTLVWRLEDLDPPRVLAGAAAGQMEDLLWLGLDWDEGCRPGDEEEGPFAPYAQSRRGDLYKRALRCLAERGRLFPCRRTRKDLQSLATAPHGGPDGAAYPDRLRPRDLPPDWFDEPEFLRDAALRFRVDGEEVRFRDLLLGERAERVDRTVGHFVLQRRDGLFAYQLAVVVDDLMMEIDEVVRGFDLLASTARQIQLARVLAEELGGAPPVYGHVPLVLAADGEKLSKRNEDLTLRSLREAGVDPRAMVGYLAWSLGLLGEPKRCAPAELIEGFAWNRLRREDHVLPEDVKVTLRG; from the coding sequence ATGCGGCGACCGCGGGGCCGCTGGGCTCCCTCGCCCTCGGGGCACTTTCACCTCGGCAGCGCCCGCACCGCGCTGGTGGCCTGGCTGTCCGCTCGACATTCGGGTGGCACCTTGGTGTGGCGGTTGGAGGATCTCGATCCGCCGCGGGTGTTGGCCGGCGCCGCCGCGGGCCAGATGGAGGACCTCCTTTGGCTGGGGCTCGACTGGGACGAGGGCTGCCGGCCGGGCGACGAGGAGGAGGGACCCTTTGCCCCCTACGCTCAGTCGCGGCGGGGCGATCTCTACAAGCGCGCTTTGCGCTGCCTGGCGGAACGGGGACGCCTCTTCCCATGTCGCCGCACTCGCAAGGATCTCCAGAGCCTTGCCACCGCACCCCACGGTGGCCCGGATGGTGCGGCCTACCCGGACCGGCTGCGGCCCCGCGACCTACCCCCGGACTGGTTCGATGAGCCCGAGTTCCTGCGCGACGCGGCCTTGCGCTTCCGGGTCGATGGCGAGGAGGTGCGCTTCCGGGATCTGCTGTTGGGTGAGCGGGCGGAGCGGGTGGATCGCACCGTCGGGCACTTCGTTCTGCAGCGCCGGGACGGCCTCTTCGCCTACCAGCTCGCGGTGGTGGTGGACGATTTGATGATGGAAATCGACGAGGTGGTGCGCGGCTTCGATCTCCTCGCTTCGACGGCGCGGCAAATTCAGCTCGCCCGGGTGCTTGCCGAAGAGCTCGGGGGCGCGCCGCCGGTCTACGGCCATGTGCCGCTGGTGCTGGCGGCAGACGGCGAAAAGCTTTCGAAGCGCAATGAGGATCTGACCCTGCGCTCGCTACGGGAGGCGGGCGTCGATCCGCGGGCGATGGTCGGCTACCTGGCCTGGAGCCTCGGGCTTCTGGGCGAGCCGAAACGGTGTGCACCGGCGGAGTTGATCGAAGGCTTCGCCTGGAACCGGCTGCGGCGTGAGGATCATGTGCTTCCGGAGGATGTCAAGGTGACCTTGCGCGGCTAG
- a CDS encoding PIN domain-containing protein: MTRYLVDANVLSEPTKPDPAPEVLEWLFRHEREIVIDPIVLGEVRFGILRLPKGRRRRRLEEWFDEGIASIECLSWSASTGMRWARLLADLRAAGRAMPIKDSMIAASALAQNLTVATRNQRDFELAKVRWVDPFKNDLG; encoded by the coding sequence GTGACTCGCTACCTGGTGGACGCGAACGTCCTCAGCGAACCGACCAAGCCCGATCCTGCCCCAGAGGTCCTGGAATGGCTATTCCGACACGAACGCGAGATCGTGATCGATCCCATCGTCTTGGGAGAGGTCCGCTTTGGCATCTTGAGGTTGCCAAAGGGGCGTCGCCGGCGTCGTCTAGAAGAATGGTTCGACGAGGGAATCGCGTCGATCGAGTGTTTGAGTTGGAGCGCATCTACCGGGATGCGTTGGGCTAGGCTGCTGGCTGATCTCCGCGCTGCCGGTCGCGCCATGCCGATCAAGGACAGCATGATCGCGGCTTCGGCACTGGCTCAGAATCTCACGGTCGCAACACGAAATCAGCGTGATTTTGAACTGGCTAAAGTGAGATGGGTGGATCCCTTCAAGAATGACCTCGGGTAG
- a CDS encoding WG repeat-containing protein, protein MIRRFLAVRPLLSSIALSLLCAGFTAGCAAPEPPEPPSDLLFAVRVNGPVGLIDSLGNVVVEPQFEVAGRMSEGKIAVASEGKWGFLDQQGEWVIEPTFADVDRFSDGRAAFVVGGAKRQEYREGEIVDLTGTGDRPKRGGYIDEGGQVAIEPAFDGVTVFSSGLAAVRMRGLWGYVNRAGEMVIEAQFEQAGAFHDDRAAVIRAEGDAGFVDPDGRWIGGFTETYRFGQGLAPARVEDGTWGFVNPEGEWVLEPGYFWAGHFSEGLAPVRIGRDWAYIDAAGTVVIEPQFEHAHSFSEGRAAVKVRGQGWGFVDATGQLVGEPVWQRVDDFSGGLASVKKNATDWGYVGLDGSVVWEPSS, encoded by the coding sequence ATGATCCGCCGTTTTCTCGCTGTCCGTCCCCTTCTCTCGTCGATCGCTCTAAGCCTTCTCTGCGCTGGGTTCACCGCCGGCTGTGCCGCTCCGGAGCCTCCGGAGCCGCCTTCGGATCTGCTTTTTGCGGTGCGGGTCAATGGCCCCGTCGGACTGATCGACTCGCTCGGCAACGTGGTGGTGGAGCCGCAGTTCGAGGTGGCCGGGCGGATGTCCGAGGGCAAGATCGCCGTCGCGTCGGAGGGCAAATGGGGGTTTCTCGACCAGCAGGGCGAGTGGGTGATCGAACCGACCTTTGCGGATGTCGACCGGTTCTCCGATGGCCGGGCGGCCTTCGTGGTGGGCGGTGCGAAGCGTCAGGAGTATCGGGAAGGCGAGATCGTGGATCTCACCGGTACCGGCGATCGGCCGAAGCGCGGTGGCTACATCGACGAGGGCGGCCAGGTGGCGATCGAGCCGGCGTTCGATGGTGTGACGGTGTTTTCCAGCGGTCTGGCGGCGGTTCGCATGCGAGGTCTGTGGGGGTACGTGAACCGAGCCGGCGAGATGGTGATCGAGGCCCAGTTCGAGCAGGCCGGCGCTTTCCACGACGACCGCGCCGCGGTGATCAGGGCCGAGGGTGACGCCGGCTTCGTGGACCCCGACGGGCGCTGGATCGGCGGCTTTACGGAGACCTACCGCTTTGGCCAAGGCTTGGCTCCGGCGCGGGTGGAAGATGGCACGTGGGGATTTGTGAATCCTGAGGGTGAGTGGGTCCTGGAGCCCGGCTATTTCTGGGCCGGCCACTTCTCGGAAGGCCTGGCGCCGGTGCGCATCGGGCGCGACTGGGCCTACATCGACGCCGCCGGTACGGTGGTGATCGAGCCGCAGTTCGAGCACGCCCACTCCTTCTCCGAGGGCCGCGCGGCGGTGAAGGTGCGGGGCCAGGGCTGGGGCTTCGTCGATGCCACCGGCCAGCTCGTCGGTGAGCCGGTGTGGCAGCGGGTGGACGATTTCTCCGGCGGCCTCGCTTCGGTCAAGAAGAACGCGACGGATTGGGGCTACGTGGGTCTCGACGGCTCGGTGGTTTGGGAGCCCTCCAGCTAG
- a CDS encoding pyridoxal-phosphate dependent enzyme has protein sequence MSDGSIPIPEDIRAARKSLADRVVTTPTWQWRSRELTERLGDDTAVFLKLEIFQVTGTFKARGALLNCLDLPEGQGVTAVSAGNHAIAVAFAAQATGRRAKVVMPENADPFRVEAARAWGAEVLLAPDVHHAFERVRKIEREEGRYFVHPFDGPTTALGTATLGLELCEQVPDLDAVIIPVGGGGLCGGVAAAVKQMRPACRVIGVEPTGADSMHRSFAAGEPRSIERVDTIADSLGAPHAAQYSFDLCRRFVDELVKVDDDAIRHSMALLFREMKLALEPAAAAATAALWGPLRESLRGQRVALIVCGTNQSPERFAEHLRAAPERVP, from the coding sequence ATGAGCGACGGATCCATCCCGATTCCTGAGGATATCCGCGCTGCGCGGAAGAGCCTCGCGGATCGCGTAGTGACCACTCCCACCTGGCAGTGGCGCAGCCGTGAACTGACCGAGCGCCTCGGCGACGACACCGCTGTTTTCCTAAAGCTGGAGATCTTCCAGGTCACCGGCACCTTCAAGGCGCGGGGCGCACTGCTGAACTGCCTCGATCTTCCCGAAGGCCAGGGGGTGACGGCGGTGTCGGCGGGGAATCACGCCATCGCGGTGGCCTTCGCTGCTCAAGCGACCGGGCGCCGTGCCAAGGTCGTGATGCCGGAGAACGCCGATCCGTTCCGGGTGGAGGCCGCCCGCGCCTGGGGGGCGGAGGTGCTGCTGGCGCCGGATGTTCATCACGCCTTCGAGCGGGTGCGGAAGATCGAGCGCGAGGAAGGCCGCTATTTCGTGCATCCCTTCGACGGACCGACGACGGCGCTGGGCACGGCGACTCTGGGCCTGGAGCTGTGTGAGCAGGTGCCGGATCTCGATGCGGTGATCATTCCCGTCGGCGGCGGTGGGCTGTGCGGCGGGGTGGCCGCGGCGGTGAAGCAGATGCGGCCGGCCTGTCGGGTGATCGGCGTTGAACCGACCGGGGCGGACTCGATGCACCGCAGCTTCGCCGCCGGCGAACCGCGCTCCATCGAGCGGGTGGACACCATCGCCGACAGTCTCGGCGCGCCCCACGCGGCGCAGTACAGCTTCGACCTCTGCCGGCGTTTCGTCGACGAGCTGGTGAAAGTGGACGACGACGCCATCCGCCACTCGATGGCGCTGCTCTTTCGCGAGATGAAGCTGGCCCTGGAGCCGGCGGCGGCCGCGGCCACGGCGGCCTTGTGGGGTCCGCTGCGAGAGTCGCTCCGCGGGCAGCGGGTGGCGCTGATTGTCTGCGGCACGAATCAGTCGCCGGAGAGATTCGCCGAGCATCTGCGGGCGGCGCCCGAGAGGGTGCCGTGA
- a CDS encoding M23 family metallopeptidase, with translation MERERRKKNSLRRFLAVLILLVLVFCGLAMFRVGGEPSVSMTPEMPGIGRATPVTVRLAEPRRGLYRARVELVQEDRTFPVTEKTWRPQPAWKPWGAKTAEDLLAFEVGGDTVEELKSGRASLRVIAERADSWLRRPQPVVAEMTLPVRLSPPTIGVISSQHNVQQGGSGVVVYRLGEGATESGVAAGERWFPGFPLPGGGGDYFALYGLPYDLDDSMAVTLVVQDDVGNRAERRFLDTFAPKPVAQGTIRLSDDFMTRVVPEILAKTPSVRAGETVLDSYLAINGELRKENRRWLVELAAESAKEFLWSEPFLPMKNAQVMSPFAVRRTYTYNGEPVDTQYHLGFDLASVRRAPIEAANAGVVVAARFVGIYGNVVVVDHGYGLMTLYAHLSSTEVEEGERVERGQVLGRSGETGLAGGDHLHFGILIQGMPVTPVEWWDRQWIRDRFAAKLGEAFSYQD, from the coding sequence ATGGAACGAGAGCGACGAAAGAAGAACTCCCTGCGGCGTTTCCTCGCCGTGTTGATCTTGCTGGTATTGGTCTTCTGCGGTCTGGCGATGTTTCGGGTCGGCGGCGAGCCGTCCGTCTCGATGACGCCGGAGATGCCCGGCATCGGCCGCGCCACGCCGGTCACGGTGCGCCTCGCGGAGCCCCGCCGTGGACTCTACCGGGCGCGGGTCGAGCTGGTGCAGGAGGATCGCACCTTTCCGGTGACGGAGAAGACCTGGCGGCCGCAGCCGGCCTGGAAGCCGTGGGGCGCCAAGACGGCGGAGGATCTTCTGGCCTTCGAAGTGGGGGGCGACACCGTCGAGGAGCTGAAGTCCGGCCGGGCGAGTTTGCGGGTAATCGCCGAGCGCGCCGATAGCTGGCTGCGTCGGCCGCAGCCGGTGGTGGCGGAGATGACCCTGCCGGTGCGCCTCTCGCCGCCCACCATCGGGGTGATTTCCAGCCAGCACAACGTGCAGCAGGGCGGCAGCGGGGTGGTGGTCTACCGCCTCGGTGAAGGCGCCACCGAGAGCGGTGTGGCGGCCGGTGAGCGTTGGTTTCCGGGCTTTCCGCTGCCCGGCGGCGGCGGTGACTACTTCGCCCTTTACGGGTTGCCCTACGACCTGGATGACTCGATGGCCGTCACTCTGGTCGTCCAGGATGATGTTGGCAACCGCGCCGAGCGGCGCTTTCTCGATACCTTCGCCCCCAAGCCCGTCGCTCAGGGCACCATCCGCCTGAGTGACGACTTCATGACGCGGGTGGTGCCGGAGATTCTCGCCAAGACGCCGTCCGTGCGGGCCGGCGAGACGGTGCTCGACAGCTACCTGGCGATCAACGGCGAGCTGCGTAAGGAGAACCGACGCTGGCTGGTGGAGCTGGCCGCCGAGTCCGCGAAGGAGTTTCTGTGGAGCGAGCCCTTCTTGCCGATGAAGAACGCCCAGGTCATGTCGCCCTTCGCGGTGCGCCGCACCTACACCTACAACGGCGAGCCGGTGGACACCCAGTACCACTTGGGATTCGACCTCGCCTCGGTGCGGCGGGCGCCGATCGAGGCGGCCAACGCCGGGGTGGTGGTGGCGGCGCGTTTCGTCGGCATCTACGGCAACGTGGTGGTGGTCGATCACGGCTACGGCCTGATGACCCTCTATGCGCACCTGTCGTCAACGGAGGTGGAAGAAGGCGAGCGGGTAGAGCGCGGCCAGGTGCTCGGGCGGAGCGGTGAAACGGGCCTGGCCGGCGGCGATCACCTGCACTTCGGCATCTTGATCCAGGGTATGCCCGTCACGCCGGTGGAGTGGTGGGACCGCCAGTGGATCCGCGACCGCTTCGCCGCCAAGCTGGGCGAGGCGTTTTCCTACCAGGACTGA
- a CDS encoding AbrB/MazE/SpoVT family DNA-binding domain-containing protein, which yields MKTTISSKGQLVVPAEVRRQDHIEPGQTFEFERLDDGEYRLKRLDPPKNRGLVDWLLSCPEKGFFVPIESESTDTL from the coding sequence ATGAAGACGACGATTTCAAGCAAAGGCCAACTCGTCGTTCCGGCGGAAGTTCGCCGGCAGGACCATATCGAACCCGGCCAAACCTTCGAGTTCGAGCGGCTGGATGATGGAGAGTACCGGCTGAAACGGCTCGATCCGCCGAAGAATCGAGGGTTGGTGGACTGGCTATTGAGCTGCCCTGAGAAAGGTTTCTTCGTTCCCATCGAATCGGAGTCGACAGACACCCTGTGA
- a CDS encoding VWA domain-containing protein, with the protein MPAIVFLLILLFSALLLPGSADALPAAGTDTAAEELPGATQIGGEARSEDPSDYDNPMEALAPRFRQWLKAAAAFITVAERRAFLALTRDYQRDAFIDRFWRMRDPYPETGRNELKERWERTASTIEARYETFEDDRARIMLTHGMPQGGFQVRCTTTLIPAEVWVYQRSEMVDFSFFLVFIKPKHRGPAYILRPGQETFYQGTLERAEECLNGKRLIDVLQVMRRMGADYQRALNRVLAKPRPRSEEWLATFAAFSTDLEEGAIPLTADLEISYPGRRDSRTVVQGLLSIPRGEVGIGEFAGYRSADFLLVGEVVAEDRLFENFRYKYGFPEDSLPATESIPFAFQRFLRPGDYRMILKLEDLNGKAVFREEREIIVPRVEQLIARPNTTDSETSRIFAEATASIAAGETTVRIIPPLGDLQTGLVRIDTLAVGDDIERMRFYLDERLVITKNRPPFNVEIDLGEYPQIHTLRVEAFNAEGLNIASDEELINAGSNRFSVRLIEPTKGRRYAQSVQAQAEVETPDGREVERVEFFLNEQMIATLYQPPYSQPVLLPDSDDLVYVRAVAYLPDGNFTEDVVFVNAPEYLEELDVQFVELYTSAFDGRGRPVRGLTREEFQVTEDGVPQTISRFEEVRDLPIHAGILIDNSGSMRGSLEKARRAALSFFEQAITPKDRAAVITFNKFPHLAVKLTNNLQSLGGGLAGLTAEGETALYDSLIFSLYYFAGIKGQRALLVLSDGRDEASKFTFDDALEYARRAGVTVYTIGLSLDSADARRKLDKLADETGGRSFFISDIDSLETIYTAIQEELRSQYLIAYQSSNSEEDREFRTVELETTRSNVKVKTISGYYP; encoded by the coding sequence GTGCCGGCGATCGTCTTCCTGCTGATCCTGTTGTTCTCCGCTCTCCTTTTGCCAGGAAGCGCCGACGCCTTGCCGGCCGCCGGCACCGATACGGCCGCTGAAGAGCTACCGGGCGCTACGCAGATCGGCGGCGAAGCCCGCTCCGAAGATCCGTCCGACTACGACAACCCGATGGAGGCGTTGGCGCCGCGCTTTCGCCAGTGGCTGAAAGCGGCAGCGGCGTTCATCACCGTCGCCGAACGGCGCGCCTTCCTGGCGCTGACCCGCGACTACCAGCGCGACGCCTTCATCGACCGTTTCTGGCGCATGCGGGATCCCTACCCGGAAACCGGCCGCAACGAACTCAAGGAACGTTGGGAGCGCACCGCCAGCACCATCGAGGCGCGCTACGAGACCTTCGAGGACGACCGCGCCCGCATCATGCTCACCCACGGGATGCCGCAGGGCGGCTTCCAGGTGCGCTGCACCACGACCCTGATCCCGGCGGAGGTGTGGGTTTACCAGCGCAGCGAGATGGTGGATTTCTCGTTCTTCCTGGTGTTCATCAAGCCCAAGCACCGAGGGCCGGCGTACATCCTGCGGCCGGGCCAGGAAACCTTCTACCAGGGCACCCTCGAACGCGCCGAAGAGTGCCTGAACGGCAAACGGCTGATCGACGTGCTGCAGGTCATGCGCCGGATGGGGGCGGACTATCAACGGGCGCTCAACCGGGTGCTCGCCAAGCCACGGCCGCGGAGCGAGGAGTGGCTCGCCACCTTCGCCGCTTTCTCCACCGACCTCGAGGAGGGAGCGATTCCCTTGACCGCCGACCTGGAGATCAGCTACCCGGGGCGGCGCGACAGTCGCACGGTGGTGCAGGGCCTGCTTTCCATTCCCCGTGGCGAGGTCGGCATCGGCGAGTTCGCCGGCTATCGCTCGGCGGACTTCCTGCTGGTCGGCGAGGTGGTGGCGGAGGACCGGCTATTCGAGAACTTCCGCTACAAGTACGGTTTCCCGGAGGATTCCCTTCCGGCCACCGAGTCCATTCCCTTCGCCTTCCAGCGCTTCCTGCGTCCCGGCGATTACCGGATGATCTTGAAGCTCGAAGACCTCAACGGCAAGGCGGTCTTCCGGGAGGAACGGGAGATCATCGTGCCGCGGGTGGAGCAGTTGATCGCCCGGCCGAACACCACCGACTCGGAAACGTCGCGCATCTTCGCCGAGGCGACGGCTTCCATCGCCGCCGGCGAGACCACCGTCCGCATCATTCCGCCGCTGGGCGATCTGCAGACCGGCCTGGTGCGCATCGACACCCTGGCCGTCGGCGACGACATCGAACGCATGCGCTTCTACCTGGACGAACGGCTGGTGATCACCAAAAACCGGCCGCCCTTCAACGTCGAGATCGATCTCGGCGAGTATCCGCAGATCCACACCCTGCGGGTCGAGGCGTTCAACGCCGAAGGCCTGAACATCGCCAGCGACGAGGAGCTGATCAACGCCGGCAGCAACCGCTTCTCGGTGCGGTTGATCGAACCGACCAAGGGTCGCCGGTATGCCCAGAGCGTGCAGGCCCAGGCGGAAGTGGAAACGCCCGACGGACGGGAAGTCGAACGGGTGGAGTTCTTTTTGAACGAGCAGATGATCGCCACCCTCTACCAGCCGCCCTACAGCCAGCCGGTGCTGCTGCCGGACTCCGACGACTTGGTCTATGTGCGGGCCGTCGCCTACCTACCGGACGGCAACTTCACCGAGGACGTGGTGTTCGTCAACGCGCCGGAGTACCTGGAAGAGCTGGACGTGCAGTTCGTCGAGCTCTACACCAGCGCCTTCGACGGCCGGGGTCGACCGGTGCGCGGCCTCACCCGGGAAGAATTCCAGGTGACCGAGGACGGTGTGCCGCAGACCATCTCCCGCTTCGAGGAGGTGCGCGACCTGCCGATCCACGCCGGCATCCTGATCGACAACTCCGGCTCCATGCGCGGCAGCCTGGAGAAGGCCCGCCGGGCGGCGCTGTCTTTCTTCGAGCAGGCCATCACCCCGAAGGACCGGGCGGCGGTGATCACCTTCAACAAGTTCCCGCACCTGGCGGTCAAACTCACCAACAACCTGCAGTCCCTGGGCGGCGGCCTGGCCGGGCTGACGGCGGAAGGCGAAACGGCTCTCTACGACAGCCTGATCTTCTCCCTCTACTACTTCGCGGGCATCAAGGGACAGCGCGCCCTGCTGGTGCTCTCCGACGGCCGCGACGAGGCGAGCAAATTCACCTTCGACGACGCCCTCGAATACGCTCGCCGAGCCGGCGTGACGGTGTACACCATCGGCTTGAGCCTCGACTCCGCCGACGCCCGCCGCAAGCTCGACAAACTGGCCGACGAAACCGGCGGCCGCAGCTTCTTCATCAGCGACATCGACTCTCTCGAGACCATCTACACGGCGATCCAGGAAGAGCTCCGCAGCCAGTACCTGATCGCCTACCAGTCTTCGAACAGCGAAGAGGATCGGGAGTTTCGGACGGTGGAGTTGGAAACCACCCGGAGCAACGTCAAGGTAAAGACCATCAGCGGGTATTACCCCTAG